A segment of the Trifolium pratense cultivar HEN17-A07 linkage group LG7, ARS_RC_1.1, whole genome shotgun sequence genome:
acgtccgttaCTTAAATAGCAGATCCTAAAAAtgacatccgctacttaagtagcggacgttataaaaatgatatttttgagAAACAAACACCCTCCTACGTATAATCCGCTACTTAGATAGCGGAAAAGGTATATTGATAATTTCGTAGGGCACGCCCTATAATCagtagggtgacaaaagtaaGTCTCACTATTTTATGCTATGTTTTTGAAGCCATATCCGTCCAAGCCCGTGTGGGCTAATGGTTCGGCCCATGAGTCCGGCCCAaatttgacagctctagttaTAATTGAGGTTCAAATTCTGACTTCTCACTTGCGTATATGAGTTTATAATGACTTTATTATTCCCTTTAATGTATTTAGATCATATGATCTCAATAAGCTATACAAATATGATCTCAAAATAAGCTATACAAATGATCTCCATATATTAATAACATGGCTTTGGCTAAAATGAAAGAGTGAGAAAagtggtgcaccatgcaccatgcaccacttgtcaatatctcgataacgaaattttttttttataaaattcaccgttggattgaaactttatatcatatagattattcatataaatttttagaaaaattgaatatcatttgatatgttattgagactcatcaagattaacagtttatgaatttttactgaataccgttaattttggtaggtctcaataacacatcaaatgatattcaatttttctaaaaatttatatgaatgatctatatgatataaagtttcaatccaacgatggattttataataaaaaaaattcgttATCGAGATATTGATGCACCACTTGTCTCACTCTTTCATTGTTAGAAGTGACCTAATAACATATGTTAAATGATCATTTGTATAATTTAACTCTACAAAAATTACTTACATCATAGAAAGAATGAcatttttttggcatatttAAAATGCGTAATTTAACTCTACAAAAATACTCACATAATTGAAGTAGACCACGTCAAAAGAAAGTGGTGTGGCGGTGTGggacaataaaaaaatagtggaCAAAGTAGTAAATTTATATAGTGGGTCAGAAAAAGGCATTATGATACGCGTCTCCATAATGTCCATAATATTCAATTTGCATTTCCCAATTGCTTTGTCAATTTGCCAATTTACCAATCTCAATCTCAATACCATCCCTTTATACAACAACAATCCTTCTTCtttcaaccaccaccaccaacataACAACACCTCTTTCATTTCTTTCTAATATCTCTAAATTCTTAGCTCACAATcacaacaaacaaaataaattataatcatGGCTCACAAATTAACcaccaaaaaagaagaaacagaaTTTGAAGTACCTGAAACAACAATCACACCatgcatcaacaacaacaacccttcaacaacaataacaacaacaagaacaacagAATCTTCTAGATTTTTTGAAGAGGACATCAAACCATCAGCAACCGCCAGATCCGCCACGTCATCACGTTCTCCGAAGAGATCTCATCCTAGCAACGAAGATGCAGAAATTCAACCACAAACGACGTCGTCAGAAGCTAAACGCGCTGTTAATCGTTGCTCCGGTTGTCGAAAGAGAGTCGGTCTTACCGGATTCCGTTGCCGATGCGGTGATCTCTTTTGCTCCGATCATCGTTACTCCGATCGTCATGATTGTTCTTATGATTATAAAGCTGCTGGTAGAGAAACTATTGCTAGAGAAAATCCTGTTGTTAGAGCAGCTAAGATCGTTAAGCTCTGAATCGGAAAAACACGAAACTATAGCTCCGATCAAAATTGTTCCGATTCCAATCACGGTTTGATTCTCGCAGATGCGTGTAGAAACAATCAACAATCAACAACTTTAGCTTTGTGTTCGATGgagctttaatttttttttaataatttctaattatttttcttgtaattttatttagtttggtttgaaaatttataaattatagtaTTAATTACGTGAAATtgcgaatttttttttttttttgtgttgttgttgttatcgTGATTATTTCTTACCGGAAATGGTGATACGATGATGAGGAGGATTGGGGTGTGGAAAGTAAATTCGATTGGGTATTGAGGGGTATTATTGGAAATTTGTGTTGTACTTTGGGGTTTTCGAGAAGTGTGGTGAATAATGTGGAAAAGTTGGCTGGACCAACTTGATTGGACATGTGACGATTATTTCGAGATGCGATATGGTCGCGAGATATTGAGTTTGCgtgattttaaatatttaatctcGTGATTGTGCGATTTTAACTTTTTTGGTGTCTTGAAAGCCAATCGGGTTGTGACAGCTGTAATGACATAGCTTGCGATGGAATTTTGACCTTTTATGGTGAACACTCTTGTTCTTTGAGTTTACTTCTAGAGACAATTTAGTTGCACGTGTGAACACTTATGTTCTTTTGAGTTTAGGTTAATGTTATGTCATACTCCCTCGTTctaaaaaaactttttgatcATTGCACATATGTTAATACATatttttgattacgaatatttttaattatatattattaaaaattatagaaatttgatattttaaaaatatttattgaaacaaatcaaacaagatcttcggtttgtagaaaccgaagttttttttatatcccatgaatttttaattttgcccttgaaaaaaacttcggtttgtagaaaccgaagtttttttttgccttgaaaacaaatttcagtTTTTAGAAACCAAAATTTACTCTTAATTttcactagaaaaaattcggtttctgagaatcaaatttttctgcaagggcaaaattggaatattgggaggtataaaagaatcacggggatcgggagagaaaacatcctaTCAATTAGCACTATATCTGGGCTCTTCAAAATTTGACCCAAAACTTTCGATGTTTGAGGAATAGTATGGCCCGTAATGCATGAAGGCTGGTTTGAGAAGGGTAAGTGTCAAGTGGGTTGGGTTTGGCCCGTCAGAGGACATCCATTGATACCAAGTGAGTGCTTGCTTCTCCCCCCATATAAAAAGAAGTCATTCTCAAATGTTGGCCCTCAAGTGTTTGATAAAAGTCGAAAAATTGGCTGATTTTGAAAATCCAACCTAACGATCTAGTACCATCAAAACGAGGGAACTCAAGTTTGACGGTGGAGGTGTGATATGGTGCCTGAGGATCAATGCCTTGTAGTGGAAAACCAGGTGGAGCAAAACGGGTACAAGTGTTGGTTACTTCTGTGGTGAGATTGGAGAGttggttttcaaaatattaattagagtataaaattgaaaatctaaccattaaatattttttgcaaaattatattcaaggtcctttatcttatttgtttgtaacactttgaacttttatttttaaattttgtcttgTTTAGGTCCTTTATCTCTTATAAAATGCACATATAagtcatttttcttattttttattaaaaaatatactgatgtggcaagtcacgtaagataattttattctttaaaatatatttttgtttaaaattaaaaaaaaatggaaataggAAAAAGATGTTCatcaacttcatcttcttcctttgaatcttcatcttctttcccgtattaaaaaaaaaagtttatccaAATATACCttcaaatattataaatttatgttattttcagCTCAATCTTTttttaaacacaaaattaaaacCCCCAAATTCACAGTAAACcctaaaaattcatattcaaattaaaaagtTCTCGATGTATTATGTATTTAGCTCGAGAGAGATAGAGTTGGTGTTGGGTTGATGCCAAGAAAGGGTTCCGCAGATAGTTGTGTTTACCATGTTATGTAAACTAAATTATAAAGTTCTTTATTTTCTACATATGTTAGAAACCCTTTTGTTCTGGGTCGAGCTCAGATGCTCGAGCCAGTGACAATGTCGAACAGGCAACGTCCCGAACTAGCTACCATGAAGAGCCCGCGAGACTTGCTCGActctccaacggtctgatactcttacgtatcgtaacggccgtaaaccggaatgatgagcatttactgcacatcaaggcctccaagccgttttccggcagccacttgatggccattaatgccatcaagggtcttggcccagcgctgggggctatatatatgtgactccacttcatttgcaaggtacgcattatttagccaagaaaaccttacacacaaactgacttgagtgtcggagtgcctgcaggtacacaacccccctccgcttcaacaggggtctcaaacgctctcaaccaccgcaaacgccggcgaagtcgcatcattctggtcaacacgatcagtggcgccgtctgtgggg
Coding sequences within it:
- the LOC123893833 gene encoding zinc finger A20 and AN1 domain-containing stress-associated protein 5-like, whose amino-acid sequence is MAHKLTTKKEETEFEVPETTITPCINNNNPSTTITTTRTTESSRFFEEDIKPSATARSATSSRSPKRSHPSNEDAEIQPQTTSSEAKRAVNRCSGCRKRVGLTGFRCRCGDLFCSDHRYSDRHDCSYDYKAAGRETIARENPVVRAAKIVKL